The Calditrichota bacterium DNA window CAAAAGAGGTTGAGGTGATACAAATAAACCGTTTTCAGATTCTGTGCCTTAATGCCAGGTGATCGGGAGGATAAAATACGATGGAATTCAGGAAATATGTGATTTTAATTTCGCTGATTTTATTAACTACAGGATGTGCTTCCATGAAAAAGACAAAAATATTCACTTTTACAGGGGACAGGCCGGCTGTCCGCGAAAAAATAACCGAGCAGGATATTGCCGCCTTGCCGTCGGTTGTGCAAAAATACTTGCGCTACACGAACATCGTTGGCAAAGAGAAAATCAAGACCGTGCGCCTGAAACAGGGCGGCGGTTTCCGCCTAAAGCCGGAACGGGATTTCAAAAATATGAAGGCGGTGCAGTATTTCAACGTGGATTCCATGGAATTCTATTGGCGTGGAAAGATCAGCGTCATCACCGCTACCGACCGTTTTATCGACGGCAAAGGCGACCTGACCGTAAAACTGCTCGGCTTCATTCGGGTGGCCCACGCCGAGGGGTTGAAAGTGGATCAGGGCGAGATTCTGCGTTTCTTAGCCGAGGGCGTCTGGTTTCCGTCTGTATTCGTAAACGACTATATCCGCTGGCAGGCTATTGATGACCGCGCGGCCAGAGCCACCATTACGCGGGACGGCCTTTCCGCCTCGGCCACTTTTTTCTTCAATAAGGAAAATCAGGTGGAGCGAATCCTCGCGGAACGCTATATGGACAAAGACGGCAAATTCGAGCTGGCAACCTGGGAGATTCAAATCAAAGAATACAAGGCCTTTAACGGGGTGATGATCCCGAGCCTGTCACATGTGGTGTGGAAACTGGACAGCGGCGACTTTTGCTATTACAAGCCGGAAATTTTCAGCATTGACTATAACGTGCCGCTGCCTTATTGACGGGAGGACGATATGCGCATAGCAAAATACAACGTCCTGATGCGTTCAATCTGAGGGGGGTGAGTTCAACCCCTCTCGGGGTTGGGAAATTTCTTGAGAGACCGTTTTCTACAAACGTTGAACGCCTTTGGCGTTCATGGCCAATTCAAGCGGTTTTGGTCATTGAAAAATTGGAATTTATCCTCCGGAGGCGGACAGGTTTGGTTATTGGAATTTGTGATTTGGGAGTTTCTTTTTCCCTTGCAAATCGGGTTTTTTGGCCGTTTTGGGAATCCACTTCTTGGCGGATGTGATTTGGCAAGTGGTGTGGGGATTATTTTGAGGCCCTACCGGCCTTTTTGTAGAAAAATGATTAACCGATTGATATGAAAAACCTTCGACTCTCTTCCTTATCCATTCATTCTTCCTGCGTCCGGGAAAACCCGGACAGATAGAAAATCACCCCCTTCATAGATGATGATATTTCTTTGAGCAACTGTTTCTGATGGTGAAGGATGGGAGCCTTTGATGACCCGTATCCCCGGACGGTGCAGGGATTGAAAGACCATTGCAGGACGGTTTGCTGCGCTGTATGATTTGCGATACCTGACCAACCAACCGAAGCGCAATGGGATGGATTGACAGGAAGGGAATGAAAAACTATTTTGAACTTTTTAAAGAATAGCCGGTAAGACTAATGATTTGAAATTTATTGAGGTTTTTCAGATCCCATGTTTGACGGAAGCCTTTTTTCAAGGTGTTGCGTTCAGAATTCGGGGGAAAAGGAACCCACTCTACAGGCAGGTTCTGCAGCTAAGCGAACCATTCAAAAGGAGAAACAGCATGAAAACACTTATTAAGAAAATTGATGCGATTGAGATTCTGGACTCACGAGGGAATCCTACGGTAAGAACTTATGTGGAACTTTATGACGGAACAAAAGCAATGGCATCGGTCCCGTCTGGTGCAAGTACCGGCAAACATGAAGCGGTTGAATTAAGAGATCATGACCCCAGGCGATATGACGGAAAGGGCGTTCTAAAAGCCGTCAAAAATGTCAAAGAAATTATCGGGCCAAAACTAATTGATCTGGATGTGACGCGGCAAACGGAAATTGATCAGCTAATGATTGAACTGGATGGAACAGAAAACAAGTCGAAATTGGGAGCCAACGCGATTTTGGGGGTTTCGATGGCTGTGGCCCGCGCCGCTTCACAGTCGTTGCATTTACCTCTTTATCAGTATCTGGGTGGGGTAAATGCCGTTCGAATACCTGTGCCCTGCATGAATATTATCAATGGCGGTGAACATGCCGACAACAGTGTTGATTTCCAGGAATTCATGGCTGTTCCTCACGGCGCCCCGAATTTTAAGGAAGGCTTACGATATGTGGCTGAAACCTTTCACAAACTCAAAAGCATTCTTAAATCCCGTGGTTTGGCAACCAGCGTGGGGGATGAGGGGGGTTTTGCTCCGAATTTAAAAAGCAATGAGGATGCGATTGAAACAATCATAGACGCCATTGAAAAGGCCGGTTATACGCCCGGTAAAGATATTTCGATTGCCATTGACAGTGCAGCCAATTCTTTTTCGCCGGACCTGGGAACAACGTATGATTTAAAATGGTCCGGCGCCGGAAAAATGACCAGCGAAGATTTGATTGAACTTGCGGCCGATTGGATCAAAAAATACCCAATAATTCTGTGGGAAGATCCGCTGTCGGAAGGTGATTGGGATGGTTTTAAAAAATTTACGGAAAAATTTGGCAAAGAAATTGAGGTTGTAGGCGACGACATCTTTGTTACCAACACGGCATATATCAAAAAGGGCATTTTGCAAGGAACCGCCAATTCGTCGTTAATTAAACTAAATCAAATTGGCACAGTAACCGAAACCATTCAAGCGGTTAAAATGTGCAGGGAAGCCGGATGGCGATATTTTATTTCTCATCGCTCGGGCGAAACCGAGGATTCATTTCTGGCTGATTTTGCCGTGGCGATGGACGGCGGTCATTTAAAATCAGGTTCAGCCAGCCGGGGCGAACGACTTGCAAAATATAACCGACTTCTGGAAATTGAAAATGAACTTGGCGATCGGGCTGAATACCGGTGGAAATAGCTGGTTTCAGTCGCCGCGGGTTAATCCCTAAAACCGCAAATTCAAATTCAACCCGAAATCGATGCCTTTGGCGTATGCCGGGAGAAGGCCGCCGCGAAACATCCAGCCGATGTCGAATTTGAAAAAACCGGCGTGGAGACCAAACCCCATGGCGGGGCTGATGCCGTAGTAGCCGCCCAGCCCCAATCCAAATCGCAGGGGCAGAAAGCCGAGGCCTTGCCATTCACCGGCCACGGCCAGATACGGTTGGGGCGAAACGCCGGCCCGATTCGAAAAC harbors:
- the eno gene encoding phosphopyruvate hydratase; amino-acid sequence: MKTLIKKIDAIEILDSRGNPTVRTYVELYDGTKAMASVPSGASTGKHEAVELRDHDPRRYDGKGVLKAVKNVKEIIGPKLIDLDVTRQTEIDQLMIELDGTENKSKLGANAILGVSMAVARAASQSLHLPLYQYLGGVNAVRIPVPCMNIINGGEHADNSVDFQEFMAVPHGAPNFKEGLRYVAETFHKLKSILKSRGLATSVGDEGGFAPNLKSNEDAIETIIDAIEKAGYTPGKDISIAIDSAANSFSPDLGTTYDLKWSGAGKMTSEDLIELAADWIKKYPIILWEDPLSEGDWDGFKKFTEKFGKEIEVVGDDIFVTNTAYIKKGILQGTANSSLIKLNQIGTVTETIQAVKMCREAGWRYFISHRSGETEDSFLADFAVAMDGGHLKSGSASRGERLAKYNRLLEIENELGDRAEYRWK